The following are from one region of the Actinoplanes sp. L3-i22 genome:
- a CDS encoding long-chain fatty acid--CoA ligase, whose protein sequence is MLNLAVILRESANARPGAPAIICDQGAMTYAELDARSDAVAAALTARGVRPGDRVALQLPNVPEFPIAFYGILKAGAVAVPLNVLLRAPEIAYQLSDSGTRLLITWGTLLGDATKGAAQAGVADCYAAGPGPVDPVRPFAELTVPVPLRQPLADREPQDVAAIVYTSGTTGRPKGAELTHLQLYMNADIPGRLFELRPDDVVLTVLPLFHVFGLSSTMNAGIRFGAALSLVPRFTPDAVLGAIARDRATIFDGVPTMFTALLAHPDAARYDTSCLRVCISGGDAIPAPVMDGFEQRFGVPILEGYGMTETAATISFNCTEKDRRVYSVGRPVWGVEVQVWDESGYPLPAGSSNVGELVTRGYHTMRGYHDDPAATAEAFAGGWFHTGDLGYFDADGFLFIVDRKKEIIIRGGYNVYPREVEEVLHQHPGILTAAVIGVPDERLGQEVKAFVVPRPGPAPTAAEVIAHCRERLAAYKYPRVVELRSSLPLSGAGKVLKKELR, encoded by the coding sequence ATGTTGAACCTCGCAGTCATCCTGCGCGAGTCGGCGAACGCCCGTCCCGGCGCGCCGGCGATCATCTGCGATCAGGGCGCCATGACGTACGCCGAACTCGACGCCCGGTCCGACGCGGTGGCCGCGGCCCTGACCGCCCGCGGCGTGCGGCCCGGCGACCGGGTCGCCCTGCAGCTGCCGAACGTGCCGGAGTTCCCGATCGCCTTCTACGGCATCCTCAAGGCGGGCGCGGTGGCCGTCCCGCTCAACGTCCTGCTGCGCGCCCCGGAGATCGCCTACCAGCTGAGCGACTCCGGCACCCGCCTGCTGATCACCTGGGGCACGCTGCTCGGTGACGCCACCAAGGGCGCGGCGCAGGCCGGGGTGGCCGACTGCTACGCCGCGGGCCCGGGGCCGGTCGATCCGGTGCGTCCGTTCGCCGAGCTGACCGTGCCGGTGCCGCTGCGGCAGCCGCTGGCCGACCGGGAACCGCAGGACGTCGCGGCGATCGTCTACACCTCCGGTACCACCGGACGGCCCAAGGGGGCCGAGCTGACCCACCTGCAGCTGTACATGAACGCCGACATCCCGGGCCGGCTGTTCGAGCTGCGCCCCGACGACGTGGTGCTCACCGTGCTGCCGCTGTTCCACGTCTTCGGCCTGTCCAGCACGATGAACGCCGGGATCCGCTTCGGCGCGGCGCTGTCGCTGGTGCCACGGTTCACCCCGGACGCCGTGCTCGGTGCGATCGCCCGGGACCGGGCCACCATCTTCGACGGCGTGCCCACCATGTTCACCGCGCTGCTGGCACATCCGGATGCCGCCCGCTACGACACCTCCTGCCTGCGGGTCTGCATCTCCGGTGGCGACGCGATCCCGGCGCCGGTGATGGACGGCTTCGAACAGCGCTTCGGGGTGCCGATCCTGGAGGGCTACGGGATGACCGAGACCGCCGCGACCATCTCGTTCAACTGCACCGAGAAGGACCGCCGGGTCTACAGCGTCGGGCGCCCGGTCTGGGGCGTCGAGGTGCAGGTCTGGGACGAGTCCGGGTATCCGCTGCCGGCCGGATCGTCGAACGTGGGGGAGCTGGTCACCCGCGGCTACCACACGATGCGCGGCTACCACGACGACCCGGCGGCCACCGCGGAGGCGTTCGCGGGCGGCTGGTTCCACACCGGCGACCTGGGATATTTCGACGCCGACGGCTTCCTGTTCATCGTCGACCGGAAGAAGGAGATCATCATCCGGGGCGGGTACAACGTCTACCCCCGGGAGGTGGAGGAGGTGCTGCACCAGCACCCCGGCATCCTGACGGCGGCGGTGATCGGTGTCCCCGACGAGCGGCTCGGCCAGGAGGTCAAGGCGTTCGTGGTGCCGCGGCCCGGGCCGGCACCCACCGCGGCCGAGGTGATCGCGCACTGCCGCGAACGGCTCGCCGCGTACAAGTACCCGCGCGTCGTCGAACTCCGCAGCAGCCTGCCGCTCAGCGGCGCCGGCAAGGTGCTCAAGAAGGAACTGCGCTGA
- a CDS encoding wax ester/triacylglycerol synthase family O-acyltransferase has protein sequence MDQLSPLDTSFLDAEDEDPHVSLAISSTAVLDGPAPGLQEFAALIRGRLPLVPRYRQRVRRVPFNLGRPVWVDDPGFDLDYHLRRTALPAPGGDAELANLVGRVMSQRMDRDHPLWEDWLIEGLPQGRWALLSKVHHCLLDGISGNELYRIICDTGPEPGAPVPDPWTPEPAAGALGLSLGALGDLARFPLDQARLLWATLRDPGPAGETAAGLAVLAEGFLPATETSLLGPVGQARRYAIARAPLAQLAETAHAHGVTVNDVYLAAVAGALRRLLLSRGEEPDPYAVRTLVPVSTRRADQHDRLDNRLSALLVQLPVELADPVARVAAVHQRIAGLRAAHEVEATAGLIDLADHEPFAAVSLLIRTALRLPQRALSTVTTNVPGPRNGLYILGRPIREILPYVPIGDRMRVGVAAFTYTDQAAFGVTTDQVAVPEAGDLAGWLAQELTALHETAPRGKRRRRSATTARRPA, from the coding sequence ATGGATCAACTGAGCCCGCTGGACACGTCCTTCCTGGATGCCGAGGACGAGGACCCGCACGTCTCGCTGGCCATCTCGTCGACCGCGGTGCTGGACGGGCCCGCGCCCGGCCTGCAGGAGTTCGCCGCGCTGATCCGGGGCCGGCTGCCGCTGGTGCCGCGATACCGGCAGCGGGTGCGCCGGGTGCCGTTCAACCTGGGCCGCCCGGTCTGGGTCGACGACCCCGGCTTCGATCTCGACTACCACCTGCGGCGCACCGCGCTGCCGGCGCCCGGCGGCGACGCCGAGCTGGCGAACCTGGTGGGCCGGGTGATGAGCCAGCGCATGGACCGCGACCACCCGCTCTGGGAGGACTGGCTGATCGAGGGGCTTCCGCAGGGCCGCTGGGCGCTGCTGTCCAAGGTGCACCACTGCCTGCTCGACGGGATCTCCGGCAACGAGCTGTACCGGATCATCTGTGACACCGGCCCGGAGCCCGGCGCACCGGTCCCGGACCCGTGGACGCCCGAGCCCGCCGCCGGCGCCCTGGGGCTGTCGCTCGGCGCGCTCGGCGACCTCGCCCGGTTCCCGCTCGACCAGGCCCGGCTGCTGTGGGCGACGCTGCGCGACCCGGGCCCGGCCGGCGAGACCGCCGCCGGGCTGGCCGTGCTGGCCGAGGGGTTCCTGCCGGCCACCGAGACTTCGCTGCTCGGCCCGGTCGGCCAGGCCCGCCGGTACGCGATCGCCCGGGCACCACTGGCCCAGCTGGCCGAGACCGCCCACGCGCACGGCGTGACCGTCAACGACGTCTACCTGGCCGCGGTCGCCGGCGCGCTGCGCCGGCTGCTGCTGAGCCGGGGCGAAGAGCCCGATCCGTACGCCGTGCGCACGCTCGTGCCGGTCAGCACCCGGCGCGCCGACCAGCACGACCGGCTCGACAACCGGCTCTCCGCGCTGCTGGTGCAGCTGCCGGTCGAGCTCGCCGACCCGGTCGCCCGGGTGGCCGCGGTGCACCAGCGCATCGCCGGCCTGCGCGCCGCCCACGAGGTCGAGGCGACCGCCGGGCTGATCGATCTGGCCGACCACGAGCCGTTCGCCGCGGTGTCGCTGCTGATCCGCACCGCGTTGCGGCTGCCGCAGCGGGCGCTCTCGACCGTCACCACCAACGTGCCCGGCCCCCGCAACGGCCTCTACATCCTGGGCCGCCCGATCCGCGAGATCCTGCCGTACGTGCCGATCGGCGACCGGATGCGGGTCGGCGTGGCCGCCTTCACCTACACCGATCAGGCCGCGTTCGGCGTCACCACCGACCAGGTCGCCGTGCCCGAGGCCGGTGACCTGGCCGGCTGGCTGGCCCAGGAGCTGACCGCGCTGCACGAGACGGCGCCGCGCGGCAAGCGCCGGCGGCGGTCCGCGACCACGGCCCGGCGGCCGGCCTGA
- a CDS encoding lysophospholipid acyltransferase: protein MKIRRALTGRSFAVLSHVTPTGALRSVRRPPVVAALDRVAARRPLQYLGVVDEPTEPLPSDPPEVSRLLCDEGFLDQVTALAGTLGRDPGEVRAEAAGHLREMGATHTRRAVDDWGRMSRWLARAHELVLDPEQLRRLRALDDTRSLLFPFSHRSYLDGITVPAAVSGNGMSPSFVLAGANLDVFPFNHLLRRSGFVYVRRSTADLPVYRLTLRCYIAELIRDRRNLCWSIEGGRTRTGKLRPPAYGVLRYVVDALDASERDRALIVPVSIVYEQLHEVASVTGEARGLRKRPEDLRWLWNFGRSQRDRFGRAYLEFGEPIPLPDRLAELRAGDPRETHLVERIALETCHRINQATPVTTTAVVCLALLAADRAMTLDEVLATITPLARYLTRRGRPVAGAADLTDRATIRRTLDDLVRSGVLSGYDGGTDAIWRIAPGQFLVAAFYRNTAVHMLVDRAIGELALIAAAEGGEDGLGVAGRAALRLRDLLKFDFFFPSRRAFAEQMTAELALADPGQADGPHEFGPADARRWLRQTRPLVAHLVLRPFLDAYHVVADRLADACDDPIVEQRFLDECLRVGRQWALQKRLASEESVSLELFKPALRLARHRDLVIAGTPGLAERRAAFLREIDETLRRVHTIAGLAEGESS from the coding sequence ATGAAGATCCGAAGAGCACTGACCGGCCGATCGTTCGCCGTGCTCAGCCACGTGACACCGACCGGGGCGCTCCGTTCCGTCCGCCGGCCGCCGGTCGTCGCCGCGCTCGACCGGGTGGCGGCGCGCCGCCCGCTGCAGTACCTCGGCGTCGTCGATGAGCCGACCGAACCGCTGCCCTCCGACCCGCCCGAGGTCAGCCGCCTGCTCTGCGACGAGGGCTTCCTGGATCAGGTCACCGCACTCGCCGGTACGCTGGGCCGGGATCCGGGCGAGGTACGCGCGGAGGCTGCCGGTCACCTGCGCGAGATGGGCGCCACCCACACCCGGCGGGCCGTGGACGACTGGGGCCGGATGAGCCGGTGGCTGGCCCGGGCGCACGAGCTGGTCCTGGATCCCGAGCAGCTGCGCCGGCTGCGCGCGCTCGACGACACCCGGTCGCTGCTGTTCCCGTTCTCGCACCGGTCCTACCTGGACGGCATCACCGTGCCCGCCGCGGTGTCGGGCAACGGCATGTCGCCCTCGTTCGTGCTGGCCGGCGCGAACCTCGACGTGTTCCCGTTCAATCACCTGCTGCGCCGCTCCGGGTTCGTCTACGTGCGCCGGTCCACCGCCGATCTACCCGTCTACCGGCTGACGCTGCGCTGCTACATCGCCGAGCTGATCCGCGATCGCCGCAACCTGTGCTGGTCGATCGAGGGCGGGCGGACCCGGACCGGCAAGCTGCGCCCGCCGGCGTACGGCGTGCTGCGCTATGTCGTCGACGCGCTCGACGCCTCGGAGCGCGACCGCGCGCTGATCGTCCCGGTGTCGATCGTCTACGAGCAGCTGCACGAGGTCGCGTCGGTGACCGGCGAGGCCCGCGGGTTGCGCAAGCGCCCGGAGGATCTGCGCTGGCTGTGGAATTTCGGGCGCTCGCAGCGGGATCGGTTCGGGCGCGCCTACCTGGAGTTCGGCGAGCCCATCCCGCTGCCGGACCGGCTGGCGGAACTGCGCGCCGGCGACCCCCGGGAGACCCACCTGGTGGAGCGGATCGCGCTGGAGACCTGCCACCGGATCAATCAGGCCACCCCGGTGACCACCACCGCGGTGGTGTGCCTGGCGCTGCTGGCCGCCGACCGGGCGATGACCCTGGACGAGGTGCTCGCCACGATCACGCCGCTGGCCCGGTACCTGACGCGACGTGGGCGGCCGGTGGCCGGCGCGGCGGACCTGACCGACCGGGCCACCATCCGGCGCACCCTCGACGATCTGGTCCGCTCCGGCGTGCTGTCCGGTTACGACGGTGGCACCGACGCAATCTGGCGGATCGCCCCGGGCCAGTTTCTGGTCGCCGCGTTCTACCGCAACACGGCGGTACACATGCTCGTCGACCGGGCGATCGGCGAACTGGCCCTGATCGCCGCGGCCGAGGGCGGCGAGGACGGCCTCGGTGTCGCCGGCCGGGCCGCGCTGCGGCTGCGCGACCTGCTCAAGTTCGACTTCTTCTTCCCGTCGCGCCGGGCCTTCGCCGAGCAGATGACCGCGGAGCTGGCGCTGGCCGACCCCGGCCAGGCGGACGGTCCGCACGAGTTCGGCCCGGCCGACGCGCGCCGCTGGCTGCGGCAGACCCGGCCGCTGGTCGCTCACCTGGTGCTGCGGCCGTTCCTGGACGCCTATCACGTCGTCGCCGACCGGCTGGCCGACGCCTGCGACGATCCGATCGTCGAGCAACGGTTCCTCGACGAATGCCTGCGGGTGGGCCGGCAGTGGGCCCTGCAGAAACGGCTGGCCAGCGAGGAGTCGGTGTCGCTGGAGCTGTTCAAGCCGGCCCTGCGGCTGGCCCGCCACCGTGATCTGGTCATCGCCGGAACGCCGGGGCTAGCCGAACGCCGCGCCGCGTTCCTGCGGGAGATCGACGAAACGCTCCGGCGCGTGCACACGATCGCCGGGCTCGCCGAAGGGGAGTCGTCATGA
- a CDS encoding CBS domain-containing protein, whose amino-acid sequence MRVHDIMTSPAQVVRPDAPVETAADLMTTYAVTALPVVDTGDRLLGMVSDSDLLWHRVPAEPRTDPIRHPDVVVHPGHRPGVVVEVMSDHPVVVGPGADVADAAQLMLEHDVRSLPVVEDGVVVGVVSRRDILRAVVRDDSVLAADVRRRLDDYAGRRDRWTVSAEAGVITVAGEFPNEQQRAVVALLARTVPGVAAVRLPGEPAADEAPVPA is encoded by the coding sequence ATGCGAGTCCACGACATCATGACCAGCCCGGCCCAGGTCGTCCGGCCCGACGCGCCGGTGGAGACGGCCGCCGACCTGATGACCACGTATGCGGTCACCGCCCTGCCCGTGGTGGACACCGGCGACCGCCTGCTCGGCATGGTCAGCGACAGCGACCTGCTGTGGCATCGGGTCCCCGCCGAGCCACGAACCGATCCGATCCGGCATCCCGACGTCGTCGTCCACCCCGGGCACCGGCCCGGCGTGGTGGTCGAGGTGATGTCCGACCACCCGGTCGTGGTCGGACCCGGCGCCGACGTGGCCGACGCCGCCCAGCTGATGCTGGAGCACGACGTACGCAGCCTGCCGGTGGTCGAGGACGGCGTGGTCGTCGGCGTCGTCAGCCGCCGCGACATCCTGCGGGCGGTGGTCCGCGACGACAGCGTGCTGGCCGCGGACGTGCGGCGCCGGCTCGACGACTACGCGGGTCGCCGCGACCGGTGGACCGTCTCGGCCGAGGCCGGCGTGATCACCGTTGCCGGGGAATTCCCGAACGAGCAGCAGCGCGCGGTCGTCGCCCTGCTGGCCCGCACGGTTCCCGGTGTCGCCGCGGTCCGCCTGCCCGGCGAGCCCGCCGCCGACGAGGCGCCCGTGCCGGCCTAG
- a CDS encoding HAD-IB family hydrolase, with translation MNVTAADLVEQIRTGPSGARVGAFFDLDGTLVRGYTAAAALQERIRRGQAGPRDLARLLLAAADGGREALGRTGFAQLRGHTVDELTALAGRLFTEKVAGTIRPDARELIRAHRRQGHTVVVASSASRMQVEPIAEDLGIRHILCTELEEHEGVLTGRSTGGMLWGEAKARAVREFARASRISLRRSYGYADGAEDVAFLGAVGRPYAVNPHPSLHQAADRHGWPVLELREPASPGPWAYLGTLGALLSVDTGLSLGMAYGWLTGDHRRGANLGIGLAADTGLAFAGVKVNVTGAQNLEKARPAVFVANHQSTLDALVLAALLRHDFTAVAKQEARFDPRMALIGTFLDPVWIDRSDPQRARQSMSRAVRRIRDGESVLVLPEGTRMPTPRPGRFKKGAFHLAAQAGVPIVPIVLRNTGELAWRRSLVVSPGTVDVAVLDPIPTGGWTTDDLNAQVAELHDRFAAVLENWPSASASAPTLSAVPS, from the coding sequence ATGAACGTCACCGCGGCCGACCTGGTCGAACAGATCCGCACCGGCCCGTCCGGAGCACGCGTCGGCGCGTTCTTCGACCTCGACGGCACCCTGGTGCGCGGCTACACCGCGGCCGCCGCCCTTCAGGAACGGATCCGCCGCGGGCAGGCCGGGCCGCGGGACCTGGCGCGCCTGCTGCTGGCCGCGGCCGACGGCGGCCGCGAGGCGCTGGGCCGGACCGGGTTCGCGCAGTTGCGTGGCCACACCGTCGACGAGCTGACGGCACTGGCCGGGCGCCTGTTCACCGAGAAGGTGGCCGGCACGATCCGGCCCGACGCCCGGGAGCTGATCCGGGCCCACCGGCGGCAGGGGCACACCGTCGTGGTGGCCTCCTCGGCGAGCCGGATGCAGGTCGAGCCGATCGCCGAGGACCTCGGCATCCGGCACATCCTGTGCACCGAGCTCGAGGAGCACGAGGGCGTGCTCACCGGGCGCAGCACCGGCGGCATGCTGTGGGGGGAGGCCAAGGCCCGCGCGGTGCGCGAGTTCGCCCGGGCCTCGCGGATCAGCCTGCGGCGCAGTTACGGCTACGCCGACGGGGCCGAGGACGTGGCGTTCCTGGGCGCGGTCGGCCGGCCGTACGCGGTGAACCCGCACCCGTCGCTGCACCAGGCCGCGGACCGGCACGGCTGGCCCGTGCTGGAGCTGCGGGAGCCGGCCTCGCCGGGCCCGTGGGCCTACCTGGGCACCCTCGGCGCCCTGCTGAGCGTGGACACCGGGCTGAGCCTCGGGATGGCCTACGGCTGGCTCACCGGCGACCACCGGCGGGGCGCCAATCTCGGCATCGGCCTGGCCGCCGACACGGGTCTGGCCTTCGCCGGGGTGAAGGTGAACGTCACCGGCGCGCAGAACCTGGAGAAGGCCCGCCCGGCGGTGTTCGTCGCCAACCATCAGAGCACGCTGGACGCGCTGGTGCTGGCCGCGCTGCTGCGGCACGACTTCACCGCGGTGGCCAAGCAGGAGGCCCGCTTCGACCCGCGGATGGCGCTGATCGGCACGTTCCTCGATCCGGTGTGGATCGACCGGTCGGATCCGCAGCGAGCCCGGCAGAGCATGAGCCGGGCGGTCCGCCGGATCCGCGACGGCGAGTCGGTGCTGGTCCTGCCGGAGGGCACCCGGATGCCGACGCCCCGCCCGGGCCGGTTCAAGAAGGGCGCCTTCCACCTCGCCGCGCAGGCCGGGGTGCCGATCGTGCCGATCGTGCTGCGCAACACCGGCGAGCTGGCCTGGCGGCGGTCACTGGTGGTCAGCCCGGGCACGGTCGACGTCGCGGTGCTGGACCCGATCCCCACCGGCGGCTGGACGACCGACGACCTGAACGCGCAGGTCGCCGAGCTGCACGACAGGTTCGCCGCCGTCCTGGAGAACTGGCCGTCGGCGTCGGCGTCGGCGCCGACGCTCAGCGCAGTTCCTTCTTGA
- a CDS encoding zinc-dependent alcohol dehydrogenase family protein, with protein sequence MKALVYGGAGQRTWAEVPDATIHDPHDAVIRVDAVTICGTDLHILAGDVPETTPGRILGHEAVGTVVQTGAAVSRLAVGDRVLASCITACGSCRFCREGHYGQCRGGGGWRLGHHLDGVQAELARIPFAELSTYQLPKGLPDEQAVLLADILPTAYEVGVLNGGVRPGDTVVVIGAGPIGLAAIITARLFSPAHIVAIDKAESRLQAAKNLGADITLIPERVPLGSIRALTGGLGADVVMEAVGIPETFEMCQSLVRPGGRIANIGVHGKPATLHLEELWIKNVTITTGLVDTYSTPRLLDMLVAGQFDVAPIITHRFGLDEFEQAYDVFAQPARTGALKVVLSR encoded by the coding sequence ATGAAGGCACTTGTGTACGGCGGAGCCGGACAGCGCACCTGGGCCGAGGTCCCGGACGCCACCATCCACGATCCACACGACGCGGTGATCCGCGTGGACGCGGTCACCATCTGCGGAACCGACCTGCACATCCTGGCCGGGGACGTGCCCGAGACGACACCCGGGCGGATCCTCGGGCACGAGGCGGTCGGCACCGTGGTCCAGACCGGCGCGGCGGTGAGCCGGCTGGCGGTCGGCGACCGGGTGCTGGCCTCGTGCATCACGGCCTGCGGCAGCTGCCGGTTCTGCCGCGAGGGGCACTACGGGCAGTGCCGCGGCGGGGGCGGCTGGCGGCTGGGCCATCACCTCGACGGGGTGCAGGCCGAGCTCGCCCGGATCCCGTTCGCCGAGCTGTCCACCTACCAGCTGCCCAAGGGCCTGCCCGACGAGCAGGCGGTGCTGCTGGCCGACATCCTGCCGACCGCGTACGAGGTCGGCGTGCTCAACGGCGGCGTCCGCCCGGGCGACACGGTGGTGGTGATCGGCGCGGGCCCGATCGGGCTGGCCGCGATCATCACCGCGCGGTTGTTCTCGCCGGCGCACATCGTGGCGATCGACAAGGCGGAGAGCCGGTTGCAGGCGGCCAAGAACCTGGGCGCCGACATCACCCTGATTCCGGAGCGGGTGCCGCTGGGCTCGATCCGTGCGCTCACCGGCGGCCTGGGCGCGGACGTGGTGATGGAGGCGGTCGGCATTCCGGAGACCTTCGAGATGTGCCAGAGCCTGGTGCGTCCCGGCGGCCGGATCGCCAACATCGGGGTGCACGGCAAGCCCGCGACGCTGCACCTGGAGGAGCTCTGGATCAAGAACGTCACGATCACCACCGGGCTGGTGGACACCTACTCGACCCCGCGGCTGCTGGACATGCTGGTCGCGGGGCAGTTCGACGTCGCGCCGATCATCACGCACCGGTTCGGCCTGGACGAGTTCGAGCAGGCGTACGACGTGTTCGCCCAGCCGGCGCGCACCGGGGCGCTCAAGGTGGTCCTCAGCCGGTGA
- a CDS encoding universal stress protein, which yields MLKKIIIGYDGSPLARAALDWTLDEADRTHCPVELFYADEWPAWTPTGGASSGPDRPDSYAVEVIGGMMERALATARQTHPMVDVTTKTVRAFPGPALIDRSRRARLIVVGGRGHSAVADLLGSVSSAVSAHAHCPVVVIRGAASSNARVVAGIDGSALATPVLDFAAAQASARRVPLRVVQAWPLAQARDRERDRLDSLVIETRDTFPEITVESEAIVEHPAAALVRESAAAQLVVVGSRGRNVVQGLLLGSVSQHLLRHSSCTVAVVHDTLMRA from the coding sequence ATGCTGAAAAAGATCATTATTGGGTACGACGGTTCGCCGCTCGCCCGTGCCGCGCTCGACTGGACGCTGGACGAGGCGGACCGCACCCACTGCCCGGTCGAGCTGTTCTACGCCGACGAGTGGCCGGCCTGGACGCCGACCGGTGGCGCCTCGTCCGGACCGGACCGCCCGGACAGCTACGCCGTCGAGGTCATCGGCGGCATGATGGAGCGTGCCCTGGCCACGGCGCGGCAGACCCACCCGATGGTGGACGTGACCACGAAGACCGTGCGCGCCTTCCCCGGGCCCGCGCTCATCGACCGGTCCCGCCGCGCCCGGCTGATCGTGGTCGGCGGCCGCGGCCACAGCGCGGTGGCGGACCTGCTCGGCTCGGTCAGCTCCGCGGTCAGCGCGCACGCCCACTGCCCGGTGGTGGTCATCCGTGGCGCCGCTTCCAGCAACGCCCGGGTGGTGGCCGGAATCGACGGCTCCGCGCTGGCGACGCCGGTGCTGGACTTCGCCGCGGCGCAGGCGTCCGCCCGCCGGGTGCCGCTCCGCGTGGTGCAGGCGTGGCCGCTGGCCCAGGCGCGCGACCGCGAGCGGGATCGCCTCGACTCGCTGGTGATCGAGACGCGGGACACCTTCCCGGAGATCACGGTGGAGTCCGAGGCGATCGTGGAGCACCCGGCGGCGGCGCTGGTCCGGGAGAGTGCCGCCGCCCAGCTCGTGGTCGTCGGCAGCCGGGGCCGCAATGTCGTGCAGGGGTTGCTGCTCGGCTCGGTCAGCCAGCACCTGCTGCGCCACAGCTCCTGCACGGTCGCGGTGGTGCACGACACCCTGATGCGGGCCTGA
- a CDS encoding helix-turn-helix domain-containing protein: MEDEESRVTLGEIIRRQRELAELSMRQLASMVGISNPYLSQIERGLRAPSGRVLHAIATSLRTTADALVAQASPATPGPPEVLRAIAADPNLTARQRQALGEVYSAMAQVTIARRGRERGPANDGRPGT; the protein is encoded by the coding sequence ATGGAGGACGAGGAGTCCCGGGTGACGCTCGGGGAGATCATCCGGCGGCAGCGGGAACTGGCCGAGCTGTCGATGCGGCAGCTGGCATCCATGGTGGGGATCTCCAACCCGTACCTGTCGCAGATCGAGCGTGGGCTGCGCGCGCCGTCCGGGCGGGTGCTGCACGCGATCGCGACCTCGTTGCGGACCACGGCCGACGCGCTGGTGGCGCAGGCGAGCCCGGCGACGCCCGGGCCGCCGGAAGTGCTGCGGGCGATCGCGGCGGACCCGAACCTCACCGCCCGGCAGCGGCAGGCGCTCGGCGAGGTCTACTCCGCCATGGCCCAGGTCACGATCGCCCGGCGCGGGCGCGAACGCGGTCCCGCAAACGACGGGCGGCCCGGGACCTGA